One genomic segment of Salmo trutta chromosome 8, fSalTru1.1, whole genome shotgun sequence includes these proteins:
- the LOC115197979 gene encoding immunoglobulin kappa light chain yields the protein MDADIKRGNGELGGGRGGGDGGVLTTTEEEKSSRFSILTLSKARWEEGGVYTCRVANNDTSDSAAFRRSHLIFTVTAAASQHREVFVPAVIVIVSLWRTFGGGTRLDVGSNSAPTLTVLPPSSEELSSTTTATLTCLANKGFPSDWTLSWKVDGTSKKQEANPGVLEKDGLYSWSSTLILTAQEWTKAGEVTCEAQQKSQTPVTKTLSRADCSG from the exons GGGGCAATGGTGAGCTGGGAGGTGGACGGGGAGGAGGTGATGGGGGAGTCCTGACCACCACAGAAGAAGAGAAGAGCAGCCGCTTCAGCATCCTGACCCTGAGCAAGGCACGTTGGGAAGAGGGAGGGGTGTACACCTGCAGGGTTGCCAACAACGATACCAGTGATTCGGCAGCCTTCCGGAGAAGTCACT TGATCTTCACTGTAACAGCTGCAGCATCACAACACAGAGAAGTTTTTGTACCAGCAGTAATAGTGATTGTATCATTGTGGAGGACTTTTGGTGGTGGCACCAGACTTGATGTTGGAA GTAACAGTGCCCCCACCCTCACCGTCCTGCCCCCCTCTAGTGAGGAGCTGTCCAGTACAACAACAGCCACACTGACGTGTCTGGCCAACAAGGGCTTCCCCTCAGACTGGACCTTGAGCTGGAAAGTGGACGGGACCAGCAAGAAGCAGGAGGCCAATCCTGGGGTCCTGGAGAAGGATGGTCTGTACAGCTGGAGCAGCACCCTGATTCTCACTGCCCAGGAGTGGACCAAGGCAGGAGAGGTGACCTGTGAAGCCCAGCAGAAATcccagactccagtcaccaagaCCTTGAGTAGGGCTGACTGTTCTGGGTAG